Proteins from one Homalodisca vitripennis isolate AUS2020 chromosome 3, UT_GWSS_2.1, whole genome shotgun sequence genomic window:
- the LOC124357201 gene encoding uncharacterized protein LOC124357201: MRITDCLLAVAAAMCEVLGQQTGPPEAAPGEDAVDLRQDGGYGFRYNTRDQGGHYGQAVATPDNTVTGKFGYREPGTGRVLETQYTAGERGFRAQGPTIHRRMDLSQVKIPYSPPVSPDSPDYKPSYSSYYDPNEDSSYHFDFATNEYKRTETGGPLGQIGGAYSYIDDVGDIHNVEFEAGSQIGFHVKTPYPDSNHNYNELYFRGDGKVPLRGRTSIQRGLDGSYRFTTHSQDQRRSEVKDAQGNTRGSYTYIGKDGLQRTVQYIAGPNIGYKIVNQGLGPDLDPQFPYTNQNYIPPILQGGDKPGYGSGGVTTSPFFNLDGGGVGVGDGSGKPSKGPKPPRPTSPSFGFDSTLPPTVSTSTISNTFGQNGAGGSSLGGGGGGGGGGGGVGGGQGGGFGDFGSSIGGGGGHFGTGGNTFGGAGPSLGSEVSSGNQTPRPPSSCCPLAGSDKRPGIGNSNNQVGSDLGSGSSPSGEPPYPPSGQKPTNGLPTPSFTPSKQKPSSTNQETSMNDFLSPTSGYPPLHAGFPEEDKPKPFDKPSFKPFTVEDNLFLQRPFSSLPPAGGSSRFYPGRTDDFIQASSFTSGPEYNGDVLEKDGAYSEDEFRGFPPGISVKGRIQSLDINPFGTKVPAPGEALEQLTSDSNS, encoded by the exons GTGGCTGCGGCCATGTGTGAAGTGCTGGGCCAGCAGACCGGACCACCAGAGGCCGCGCCCGGCGAGGATGCCGTGGACCTGAGACAGGACGGAGGCTACGGATTCCGGTACAACACCAGAGACCAGGGCGGCCACTACGGACAGGCAGTCGCCACTCCGGATAACACCGTCACTGGCAA GTTCGGGTACCGCGAGCCCGGGACGGGCCGGGTGCTGGAGACGCAGTACACGGCCGGGGAACGAGGATTCCGCGCCCAGGGGCCTACCATACACCGCCGCATGGACCTCAGCCAGGTGAAGATACCGTACAGCCCGCCCGTGTCACCGGACTCGCCCGACTACAAGCCTTCCTACAGCTCATACTACGATCCCAACGAGGACTCTAGTTACCACTTCGACTTCGCGACTAACGAATACAAACGTACCGAGACCGGTGGACCTCTTGGCCAG ATCGGCGGAGCTTACTCGTACATCGATGACGTTGGTGATATCCACAACGTAGAATTCGAGGCGGGATCACAGATCGGTTTCCACGTCAAGACACCTTATCCTGACTCCAACCACAACTATAACGAGCTGTACTTCCGCGGTGACGGCAAGGTGCCGCTGAGAGGGCGTACATCGATACAGCGGGGTCTGGACGGCTCCTACAGGTTTACCACTCACAGCCAGGACCAGCGGCGGTCGGAGGTGAAAGACGCCCAGGGCAACACGAGAGGCTCGTACACGTACATCGGCAAGGACGGTCTTCAGAGGACAGTTCAGTACATAGCAGGGCCGAACATAGGgtataaaattgtaaatcaaGGATTAGGCCCTGATTTGGATCCTCAGTTTCCTTACACTAATCAAAACTACATACCTCCTATCCTGCAAGGAGGAGATAAACCCGGATACGGCTCTGGGGGTGTTACTACTTcacctttttttaatttagatggAGGTGGAGTCGGAGTTGGCGATGGATCTGGGAAACCATCTAAAGGACCGAAACCACCAAGACCTACTTCTCCTTCTTTTGGTTTCGATTCGACTTTGCCACCTACAGTTAGCACTTCTACGATCTCAAACACGTTTGGTCAAAATGGAGCGGGTGGAAGTTCACTtggaggaggaggtggaggagGAGGCGGAGGCGGAGGAGTAGGGGGAGGACAAGGAGGTGGGTTTGGAGACTTTGGAAGTTCTATTGGAGGAGGTGGAGGTCATTTTGGAACGGGTGGAAATACTTTTGGCGGAGCTGGGCCTTCTTTGGGTTCAGAAGTAAGTTCTGGTAACCAAACTCCAAGACCTCCTTCATCGTGTTGTCCTCTTGCAGGATCAGATAAACGTCCAGGAATAGGAAATTCAAATAACCAGGTAGGTTCTGACTTAGGATCTGGTTCTTCCCCGTCAGGAGAACCTCCGTACCCTCCGAGCGGCCAAAAACCAACAAATGGTCTCCCAACACCGTCATTCACGCCTAGCAAACAGAAACCTTCTTCTACAAATCAAGAAACATCAATGAATGATTTTCTTTCTCCGACATCTGGTTACCCCCCTCTTCATGCAGGTTTTCCTGAAGAAGATAAGCCAAAGCCGTTTGATAAGCCATCTTTTAAACCATTTACAGTCGAAGATAACTTATTCCTTCAAAGACCATTTTCGTCCTTGCCACCTGCAGGAGGTAGCTCTAGATTTTATCCAGGTCGAACAGATGATTTTATACAAGCCAGCTCATTCACAAGCGGTCCTGAGTATAATGGCGACGTACTGGAGAAAGACGGCGCTTATTCAGAAGACGAATTCAGAGGTTTCCCGCCTGGAATCTCGGTGAAAGGGAGAATCCAATCCCTCGACATTAACCCCTTTGGGACGAAAGTGCCAGCCCCAGGAGAAGCCCTGGAGCAGTTAACTAGTGACTCGAACTCGTGA